In Pseudomonadota bacterium, a genomic segment contains:
- a CDS encoding TIGR04563 family protein, whose product MSATDKRKQSLYFPESMLQEIQKEAARLDRSLSWIVQRCVKIGLSDIRRLPSVNDIPDDDAKSAAPAGQ is encoded by the coding sequence ATGTCAGCCACCGATAAGCGTAAGCAGAGCTTGTACTTTCCAGAAAGCATGCTGCAGGAGATCCAGAAGGAGGCGGCGCGTTTGGACCGCTCGCTGTCGTGGATCGTTCAACGTTGCGTGAAGATCGGACTGTCGGACATACGCCGTCTCCCTTCGGTTAACGACATCCCCGACGATGACGCCAAGAGCGCGGCGCCCGCTG